One genomic segment of Intestinimonas butyriciproducens includes these proteins:
- a CDS encoding GH36-type glycosyl hydrolase domain-containing protein: MEHTSFAPMDDKHLGQFGENTARAMRAEGNMRGRAVWRDTLGQLREIRRVRDRISARRGPEEGAAEWLLDNWYLAQREGRNGAEAFRRVRCIRYVLRGGRVPLIMELARAFVRAAGKEAGPERLAIFLERAQEGQALTEQELSLLIPALKCALTERLATLCRELEHLEDADEAALRAGMEAVFTALRMLATAELTGLLEDSSRVEQTLCRDPAGVYPAMDDETRARYRAQVCRLARQEGVGEAELAEHILLRAAQSSGRERHVGAWLFPPHRQIASRYLYIGGIVLMTGFLALLAGFLLHSPWAAVLLALPISDIVKNSADFLVVRMVRPRPVFRMALEEGIPREGRTLCVIASLLTGEKSGGELAALLERYHLANRDAGRELRLGLLCDLPDRDRPMGEREQTWVETASAAVEQLNKAYGGGFYLFFRVPVFHAPDQRYMGWERKRGALVELVRLLRGKRTGLRTEAGDSTWLRGVRYVITLDADTALSVGSAKELAGAMLHPLNRPVIDRRRGVVVSGYGLLQPRVAVDLESANRSHFSRIFAGQGGVDPYGSAASDVYHDLFGEGTYTGKGIFDVDAFLACLDRRLPQNAVLSHDLLEGSYLHAGLIGDVELTDGYPYQVSSYFSRLHRWVRGDWQLLPWLGRSVRNEEGERIKNPLGDLPRWKIVDNLRRSLSPVGTLTALLLSMCISGPVFALAAGTAVLSAASNLLLTGADLAARRGRGLAERYHSTIIAGVGGVLLQTLVQLLFLPQQAWTCASAAGTALWRMAVTRRGMLAWTTAAEAERRAGDSLWAYYRRLWPLAAAGVFCVFFSQFPAGAAAGLVWLAGPCFAWNMSRPIRQNRAVPAGERPFLLHQGAMIWQYFSDFLRPQDHYLPPDNYQEQPGVGLARRTSPTNIGMALLSCMAAADLELVPQKQALALMEQTLSSVERLEKWRGGHLYNWYDTATERPLEPRYVSSVDSGNLCGCLIALREGLLEWGEEGLARRADALAAAMDFSLLFDESRRLFYIGFDCGRGEYTQGWYDLLASEARQTSYLAVARGEVPRRHWRRLSRALVGQDHYCGMASWTGTMFEYFMPHLLLPAEQNSLLYESLAFCLYAQKKRVRGTGAPWGISESAFYAFDGAMNYQYKAHGVQRLGLKRGLDRELVVSPYSTFLTLPLAPEGGVKNLRALAAMGLEGRYGLCEAADFTPGRVNGGAKYEPVRSYMAHHLGMSLVALDNALNDGIMQKRFMRDAAMGAYRELLQEKVPVGAQVLRSPRDEVPDKPGRRGGEPFLRTGEGYDPVCPACHLMTGGAWQVLCTDAGASWSRMGRTTLTRCIWNRQYQSAGVSFFLRTPEGLLPLTPAPLYREEPEYTWRFQGGGACWSAQWQGYAASVDLRVPERENGERREVTVRWTGEGEREVELLCYLEPVLAPREDYEAHPAFSKLSLESKGTGDGVLFTRRNRRRGESRPALAVLWDQPEATFDTARETALGRGGLQALEGAVERPATEREGAVLDPCLLVRFPVSLRSDAPVQIRLALSAADSGEQATEGALRLLRMRGGEAADGLEQIRGRLQLTEEETRKAFELLRNLQFPAHPWVSRGSPEQRALWPFGISGDLPIAALRVEEERMKAALSLERIHQFLVQGGFMFDLVFLMREGGDYLHPLRDTLEERLRSDGWEHRLGARGGIFLVEEETAAAVCAAALLLDEVGNVPQENRSARGYEKQNTFTQLPGIPPFGFLENGSFWFDTGAQLPPLGWSTILCNDAFGWRTDETGSGHLWINNAKENPLTEWVNDPLAVTGPERVLFSAGGGEVSCFAAPDGLPCTVTYGFGEAMWEKHVAGSPLRCTAFVPPDEDARYLLLEAEGRTGEVIYRLEGAEEQRWPIRGYLCLRTVPAPGGRWPETGPADFNRARERLEQTRAWWSFRVSPLTLRTPDEALDRYLNGWALYQVIACRLFARTSLYQNGGAYGFRDQLQDVCAVLLTAPELARAQLLRACAHQYEEGDVQHWWHPAAEGETERGVRTRISDDLLWLPYVLCEYLEKTGDRDILEVPVSFLVSPTLAENERERYEAAETSAEKAGVLEHARRAVEQALRRGTGPHGLAKMGTGDWNDGMDLVGAAGTGESVWLTWFLALVLERFASLCSGETRACYAAEARRYASAANAAWDGEWFLRGWYDDGQTLGASADQACRIDSIAQSFAVLCPLGDRDRAHRAVKSAMEHLFDREHQIVKLFAPPFDEGERDPGYIRGYLPGVRENGGQYTHAAVWLALALFRLGRGDEGHEVLHALLPAAHAPACYQAEPYVLAADVYANPQHPGRGGWSWYTGAAGWFYRTAVEELLGLRVREGRLYMEPCLPQAWSGYEAEWALTSGCLHLKIERTGTRGLLLDGKPCGDGIPLNQLWGEHQVLFSF; encoded by the coding sequence ATGGAGCACACTTCGTTTGCGCCCATGGACGATAAGCACTTGGGGCAATTTGGAGAGAATACAGCCCGCGCGATGCGGGCGGAGGGAAATATGCGGGGACGGGCCGTCTGGCGGGACACGTTGGGACAGCTCCGGGAAATCCGGCGTGTGAGAGACCGGATTTCAGCGCGCAGAGGGCCCGAGGAGGGGGCAGCGGAATGGCTGCTGGACAACTGGTACCTGGCACAGCGGGAAGGAAGAAATGGCGCGGAGGCCTTTCGACGGGTGCGGTGTATCCGGTACGTGCTGCGCGGCGGGCGGGTCCCGCTGATCATGGAGCTGGCGCGGGCCTTTGTGCGGGCCGCGGGCAAGGAAGCGGGACCGGAACGGCTGGCTATTTTTTTGGAACGGGCTCAGGAGGGGCAGGCGCTGACAGAGCAAGAACTGAGCCTGCTGATCCCAGCGCTCAAATGTGCATTGACAGAGCGGTTGGCCACGCTCTGCCGGGAGCTGGAGCACCTGGAGGATGCCGATGAGGCTGCGCTGCGAGCCGGAATGGAGGCGGTCTTTACCGCCCTGCGTATGCTTGCTACCGCAGAGCTCACCGGGCTTTTGGAGGACTCCAGCCGGGTGGAGCAGACCCTGTGTCGGGACCCGGCGGGCGTCTACCCGGCGATGGATGACGAGACTCGGGCGCGTTACCGTGCCCAAGTCTGCCGGTTGGCCCGACAAGAGGGCGTTGGGGAGGCGGAACTGGCCGAGCACATACTCCTCCGGGCGGCACAGAGCAGCGGGAGGGAACGCCATGTAGGGGCCTGGCTTTTTCCGCCGCACCGCCAAATTGCTTCCCGTTATCTGTATATCGGAGGCATTGTTCTGATGACCGGATTTCTTGCCTTGCTGGCCGGATTTCTTCTCCACAGCCCATGGGCGGCTGTACTGTTGGCCCTGCCCATCTCCGATATCGTGAAAAACAGCGCCGATTTTCTGGTGGTACGCATGGTGCGCCCACGCCCGGTCTTTCGCATGGCGCTGGAAGAGGGGATCCCCAGGGAGGGCAGGACCCTGTGTGTGATTGCCTCTCTGCTGACAGGGGAGAAAAGCGGAGGAGAACTCGCGGCGCTGCTGGAACGCTACCACTTGGCCAATCGAGACGCCGGTCGGGAGCTGCGTCTGGGTCTGCTGTGTGATCTTCCCGATCGAGACCGTCCCATGGGGGAACGGGAACAGACGTGGGTGGAGACTGCATCGGCGGCTGTGGAGCAGCTCAACAAAGCGTATGGCGGCGGCTTTTATCTCTTTTTTCGGGTGCCGGTCTTTCATGCGCCGGATCAACGCTATATGGGGTGGGAACGGAAACGTGGGGCGCTGGTGGAGCTGGTGCGCCTTCTGCGGGGAAAGAGGACAGGTTTGCGGACGGAGGCTGGGGACTCCACTTGGCTGCGCGGCGTACGGTATGTCATCACCCTGGATGCGGATACCGCCCTCAGCGTAGGCTCTGCGAAAGAGCTGGCCGGGGCCATGCTCCATCCCCTCAACCGGCCCGTGATAGACCGGCGGAGGGGCGTTGTGGTTTCCGGCTATGGGCTGCTGCAACCCCGGGTGGCGGTGGATCTGGAGAGTGCCAACCGCTCCCACTTTTCCCGCATCTTTGCCGGGCAGGGAGGCGTAGATCCCTACGGCTCCGCCGCAAGCGACGTCTATCACGATCTCTTTGGAGAGGGAACCTATACGGGGAAGGGCATCTTTGACGTGGATGCCTTTCTTGCCTGCCTGGACCGGCGTCTCCCCCAAAATGCCGTTCTCTCCCACGACCTTCTGGAGGGCTCTTACCTGCATGCCGGACTCATTGGAGATGTGGAGCTGACGGATGGCTACCCTTATCAGGTGTCATCCTATTTTTCCCGGCTCCACCGCTGGGTCAGAGGGGATTGGCAGCTTTTGCCCTGGCTGGGGCGGAGCGTGCGGAATGAAGAGGGGGAGAGGATCAAAAATCCGTTGGGGGATCTCCCCAGGTGGAAGATCGTGGACAATCTGCGCAGGAGCCTTTCGCCGGTGGGTACTTTGACGGCCCTCCTGCTGAGTATGTGCATTTCCGGGCCGGTATTTGCTCTGGCGGCCGGTACGGCGGTACTCTCCGCCGCTTCCAATTTGCTTCTGACCGGCGCGGATCTGGCCGCCCGGAGGGGGCGCGGACTTGCAGAGCGGTATCACTCCACAATTATCGCCGGGGTCGGCGGGGTCCTTCTTCAGACGCTGGTGCAGCTCCTGTTTCTGCCCCAACAGGCCTGGACATGTGCCAGCGCAGCCGGCACAGCGCTGTGGCGCATGGCCGTGACCCGTCGGGGCATGCTGGCCTGGACTACGGCGGCAGAGGCGGAGCGCAGGGCGGGAGACAGTCTGTGGGCCTATTACCGCAGGCTGTGGCCACTGGCGGCAGCCGGGGTCTTCTGCGTATTCTTTTCGCAGTTTCCGGCAGGAGCGGCGGCAGGCCTGGTCTGGCTGGCGGGCCCCTGTTTTGCCTGGAATATGAGCCGGCCCATACGGCAAAACCGCGCCGTGCCGGCAGGGGAACGTCCTTTCCTACTGCACCAGGGGGCCATGATCTGGCAGTATTTCAGCGACTTCCTCCGTCCGCAGGACCACTATCTGCCGCCGGACAACTACCAGGAGCAGCCGGGAGTGGGGCTGGCCCGGCGGACCTCGCCGACCAATATCGGCATGGCGCTCTTGAGCTGTATGGCCGCCGCCGATCTGGAGTTGGTCCCCCAAAAACAGGCGCTCGCTCTGATGGAACAGACGCTGTCCTCCGTGGAGCGGCTGGAGAAGTGGAGGGGCGGCCACCTGTACAACTGGTACGACACCGCCACGGAAAGACCGCTGGAGCCGCGGTATGTGTCCTCGGTGGACTCGGGCAATCTGTGCGGTTGCCTGATTGCTCTGCGGGAGGGGCTGTTGGAATGGGGAGAAGAGGGACTGGCCCGGCGGGCGGACGCCCTGGCGGCGGCTATGGATTTTTCTCTTCTGTTTGACGAAAGCCGGAGACTTTTCTATATCGGATTTGACTGCGGCAGGGGGGAGTACACCCAGGGGTGGTACGACCTGCTTGCCAGTGAGGCCAGGCAGACAAGTTATCTCGCCGTGGCCCGCGGCGAGGTGCCGCGCCGCCACTGGCGGCGACTAAGCCGGGCGCTTGTGGGACAGGATCATTACTGCGGTATGGCCTCCTGGACGGGTACCATGTTCGAGTACTTTATGCCCCACCTACTGCTTCCGGCAGAGCAGAACTCCCTGCTCTATGAGTCGCTGGCCTTCTGCCTGTACGCCCAAAAAAAGCGGGTCCGGGGGACAGGCGCCCCCTGGGGGATTTCCGAATCGGCGTTTTACGCCTTTGACGGGGCTATGAACTACCAGTATAAGGCCCACGGAGTTCAGCGCTTGGGCCTGAAGCGGGGCCTGGACCGGGAACTGGTGGTCTCCCCCTACTCCACCTTTCTTACCCTTCCGCTTGCGCCGGAGGGCGGGGTGAAGAATCTGAGGGCGCTGGCAGCCATGGGCCTGGAGGGGCGCTATGGCCTTTGCGAGGCGGCGGACTTTACCCCGGGACGGGTGAACGGCGGGGCAAAGTATGAGCCGGTGCGCTCTTATATGGCACATCATCTGGGCATGAGCCTGGTGGCGCTGGATAATGCACTGAACGACGGCATCATGCAAAAACGCTTCATGCGGGACGCGGCTATGGGCGCCTATCGGGAGCTCCTCCAGGAAAAAGTGCCTGTGGGAGCGCAGGTCCTCCGCTCACCCCGGGACGAAGTGCCGGACAAGCCGGGACGGCGTGGCGGAGAACCGTTCCTGCGGACAGGGGAGGGCTATGATCCGGTATGCCCTGCCTGTCACCTAATGACAGGCGGGGCGTGGCAGGTTCTGTGCACCGATGCGGGGGCGTCCTGGTCGAGAATGGGACGGACTACGCTGACCCGCTGTATCTGGAACCGACAATACCAGAGCGCAGGGGTGTCGTTTTTCCTTCGGACGCCGGAGGGCCTGCTTCCGCTCACGCCTGCGCCACTTTACCGCGAGGAGCCGGAATATACTTGGCGTTTTCAGGGAGGCGGAGCTTGCTGGTCCGCTCAATGGCAGGGATACGCTGCAAGCGTGGACCTGCGGGTGCCGGAGCGGGAAAATGGAGAGCGCAGGGAGGTCACCGTGCGCTGGACCGGGGAGGGGGAGAGGGAGGTAGAACTCCTCTGTTACCTAGAACCGGTTTTGGCGCCGCGGGAGGATTATGAGGCCCATCCGGCCTTCTCCAAACTGTCCCTGGAGAGCAAGGGAACTGGAGACGGCGTGCTCTTCACCAGACGGAACCGGAGGCGGGGGGAGAGCCGCCCCGCCTTGGCAGTGCTGTGGGACCAGCCGGAGGCGACCTTTGATACCGCACGTGAGACCGCCTTGGGCCGGGGAGGGCTGCAGGCCTTGGAAGGGGCTGTGGAACGGCCTGCGACGGAGCGTGAGGGAGCAGTGCTGGACCCCTGTCTCCTGGTGCGCTTCCCTGTCAGCCTGCGGAGCGATGCGCCGGTTCAGATCCGACTGGCGCTCTCCGCCGCGGACAGCGGAGAACAGGCGACAGAGGGAGCTCTGCGCCTTCTGCGCATGCGCGGCGGAGAGGCGGCCGATGGGTTGGAGCAGATCAGAGGACGTCTCCAATTGACGGAAGAAGAGACCCGAAAGGCATTTGAGCTGCTCAGGAATCTTCAGTTTCCGGCCCACCCATGGGTGTCCAGGGGATCACCGGAGCAGCGCGCCCTTTGGCCCTTCGGGATTTCCGGAGATCTGCCCATAGCCGCCCTTCGGGTGGAGGAGGAGCGGATGAAGGCCGCCCTTTCGTTGGAGCGGATCCATCAGTTTTTGGTACAGGGCGGATTCATGTTCGATCTGGTATTCCTGATGCGGGAGGGGGGAGACTATCTGCACCCGCTGCGGGATACTCTGGAAGAGAGGCTGCGGTCTGACGGATGGGAGCATCGCTTGGGAGCGCGGGGAGGCATATTCCTGGTGGAAGAGGAGACGGCAGCGGCGGTGTGTGCTGCTGCACTGCTGCTGGATGAGGTGGGAAACGTACCTCAGGAGAATAGAAGCGCCAGAGGATATGAAAAGCAAAATACCTTCACACAATTGCCGGGTATTCCCCCCTTTGGATTCTTGGAGAATGGGTCCTTTTGGTTTGATACGGGCGCACAGCTCCCACCTTTGGGCTGGTCGACGATCCTTTGCAACGATGCGTTTGGCTGGAGGACGGATGAGACTGGGAGCGGACATCTATGGATCAACAATGCAAAGGAAAATCCCCTTACAGAATGGGTCAACGATCCGCTGGCAGTCACAGGGCCAGAACGTGTTCTCTTTTCTGCCGGCGGAGGAGAAGTATCCTGTTTTGCGGCGCCGGACGGCCTCCCCTGTACGGTGACCTACGGCTTTGGAGAGGCGATGTGGGAAAAACATGTGGCGGGAAGCCCGCTCCGCTGTACGGCCTTTGTACCGCCGGATGAGGATGCACGGTATCTTCTACTGGAGGCGGAGGGACGGACCGGAGAGGTGATCTATCGTCTGGAGGGAGCAGAGGAGCAGAGGTGGCCGATTCGGGGGTACCTCTGTCTGCGGACGGTTCCGGCGCCGGGAGGCCGTTGGCCTGAGACCGGCCCTGCGGATTTCAACCGGGCGCGGGAGCGGCTGGAGCAGACCAGGGCGTGGTGGAGTTTTCGCGTAAGCCCTTTGACGCTCCGGACGCCGGACGAGGCGCTGGACCGCTATCTCAACGGTTGGGCCCTCTATCAGGTGATTGCCTGCCGTCTTTTCGCCAGGACATCTCTTTACCAGAACGGCGGGGCCTACGGGTTCCGGGATCAGTTGCAGGATGTGTGCGCGGTGCTTCTTACCGCTCCGGAGTTGGCTCGGGCGCAGCTTCTCCGGGCCTGCGCCCACCAATATGAGGAGGGGGACGTGCAGCATTGGTGGCACCCAGCCGCTGAGGGCGAGACGGAGCGCGGTGTGCGCACAAGAATCAGTGACGATCTGCTGTGGCTGCCCTATGTCCTGTGCGAATATTTGGAGAAAACGGGGGACCGGGACATTCTGGAGGTGCCGGTTTCCTTCCTCGTGTCCCCGACCCTGGCGGAGAATGAGCGGGAACGATATGAGGCGGCGGAGACTTCGGCGGAGAAGGCCGGGGTATTGGAGCATGCCAGGCGGGCGGTGGAACAGGCCCTGCGCCGGGGGACCGGACCGCATGGACTTGCAAAGATGGGGACCGGAGATTGGAACGACGGCATGGACCTGGTGGGAGCCGCCGGAACTGGGGAGAGCGTATGGCTCACTTGGTTTTTGGCCCTGGTATTGGAGCGATTCGCATCTCTCTGCAGCGGCGAAACCCGGGCCTGTTACGCGGCGGAGGCGCGCCGGTACGCCTCCGCCGCCAACGCTGCCTGGGATGGGGAATGGTTCCTGAGAGGCTGGTATGATGACGGCCAGACGCTGGGTGCCTCTGCCGATCAGGCGTGCCGCATTGATTCCATCGCCCAGTCCTTTGCCGTCCTGTGCCCATTGGGGGACAGGGACCGGGCACACCGGGCGGTGAAATCGGCCATGGAGCATCTTTTTGACCGGGAGCACCAGATCGTAAAGCTTTTTGCCCCGCCCTTTGACGAAGGAGAGAGGGACCCGGGCTATATTCGGGGTTATCTGCCGGGGGTAAGGGAAAACGGCGGGCAGTACACCCATGCGGCGGTATGGCTGGCGCTGGCGCTGTTCCGGCTTGGACGTGGGGACGAGGGGCACGAGGTGCTGCACGCCCTGCTGCCCGCAGCCCATGCTCCTGCGTGCTACCAAGCGGAGCCCTATGTCCTAGCTGCCGATGTGTACGCCAACCCACAGCATCCGGGCCGCGGCGGCTGGTCTTGGTACACCGGCGCGGCGGGCTGGTTTTACCGAACGGCGGTTGAGGAGCTTCTGGGCCTCCGGGTCCGGGAGGGCAGGCTGTATATGGAGCCCTGTTTGCCACAGGCGTGGAGCGGCTATGAGGCGGAGTGGGCGCTTACGTCCGGTTGTCTGCACCTGAAAATCGAGAGGACCGGGACCCGCGGTCTGCTGCTGGACGGCAAGCCTTGCGGGGATGGAATACCCTTGAACCAGCTCTGGGGAGAGCATCAGGTCCTTTTTTCGTTTTGA
- the ylxM gene encoding YlxM family DNA-binding protein — protein sequence MKNQAYRMAMLYDFYGDLLTDRQKEFYDLYYNEDLSLAEIAENYGITRQGVRDVIVRAEAYLTEIEDKTGLIRRFHTMQSQLREIADCIRQVTDLNDKRLGSDELEVLASRIQSLTDKLIQE from the coding sequence ATGAAGAATCAGGCATACCGGATGGCCATGCTTTATGACTTTTATGGAGACCTGCTCACCGACCGGCAGAAGGAATTCTACGATCTCTATTATAACGAGGACCTTTCCCTTGCTGAGATCGCCGAGAACTACGGCATCACCCGTCAGGGGGTCCGGGACGTTATCGTTCGGGCCGAGGCCTATCTCACAGAGATCGAGGACAAGACCGGCCTGATCCGCCGGTTCCACACCATGCAGAGTCAGCTCAGGGAGATCGCGGACTGCATCCGGCAGGTCACAGATCTGAATGACAAGAGGTTGGGCAGCGACGAGCTGGAAGTACTCGCCTCCCGTATCCAGTCCCTCACTGACAAGCTGATTCAGGAGTAA
- the ffh gene encoding signal recognition particle protein, giving the protein MAFEGLTEKLSNAFKKLRGKGRLSEADVKEAMREIRLALLEADVSFKVVKDFIARVTERAVGADVLESLTPAQMIVKIVNEELTALMGGDSVKLNLSSRPPTVVMVVGLNGAGKTTNCAKLAGFMKKQNGKRPLLAACDTFRPAAIHQLEVVGEQLGIPVFQMGQSDPVDIAKSAIEHAKKHGNDLVFLDTAGRLHVDEELMEQLKVMKAAVDPDEILLVVDAMIGQDAVNAAKAFDEALDITGVMLTKLDGDARGGAALSIKAVTGKPIKFVGVGEKLDQVEVFHPDRMSSRILGMGDVLSLIEKAQQNFDLKKAAELQEKMKKNRLTLTDFYDQLVQFKGMGSMQDLAGMLPGVDAKALEGADLDKNALGKTEAIILSMTPEERENPALLNSSRKKRIAAGSGTQVVDVNRLLKQFEMMQQMTRQMAGMSGGKMARKMARLGKMKGGFPF; this is encoded by the coding sequence ATGGCATTTGAAGGACTGACCGAAAAGCTTTCCAACGCCTTTAAAAAGTTGCGCGGAAAGGGCCGCCTATCGGAAGCAGACGTGAAGGAGGCCATGCGGGAGATCCGGCTGGCTCTTCTGGAGGCCGATGTCAGCTTTAAGGTGGTAAAGGATTTTATTGCCAGGGTCACGGAACGGGCCGTGGGTGCAGACGTGCTGGAGAGCCTGACCCCCGCCCAGATGATCGTGAAGATTGTCAACGAAGAGCTGACAGCCCTGATGGGCGGCGACAGCGTCAAGCTCAATCTCTCCTCCAGGCCCCCAACGGTGGTCATGGTGGTGGGCCTCAACGGCGCCGGCAAGACCACCAACTGCGCCAAACTGGCCGGCTTCATGAAAAAGCAGAACGGCAAACGGCCTCTCCTAGCCGCCTGCGATACCTTCCGTCCCGCCGCCATCCACCAGCTGGAGGTCGTGGGGGAGCAGTTAGGCATTCCCGTCTTTCAGATGGGGCAGAGTGATCCGGTCGACATCGCCAAGTCCGCCATCGAACACGCAAAAAAGCACGGAAACGACTTGGTGTTTCTGGATACTGCAGGCCGCCTGCATGTGGACGAGGAGCTGATGGAACAGCTCAAGGTCATGAAGGCCGCGGTAGACCCCGATGAGATCCTTCTGGTGGTGGACGCCATGATCGGCCAGGATGCGGTAAACGCCGCAAAGGCCTTTGACGAAGCCTTGGATATCACCGGCGTAATGCTCACCAAGCTGGACGGTGACGCCCGGGGAGGTGCGGCCCTATCCATCAAGGCGGTCACTGGAAAGCCGATTAAATTTGTGGGCGTGGGGGAAAAGCTGGACCAGGTGGAAGTCTTCCATCCGGACCGTATGTCCTCCCGTATCCTGGGCATGGGCGACGTGCTGTCCCTCATTGAAAAGGCACAGCAGAACTTTGACTTGAAAAAGGCCGCCGAGCTCCAGGAAAAAATGAAGAAAAACCGTCTCACCCTGACGGATTTTTATGATCAACTCGTTCAGTTCAAGGGTATGGGTTCTATGCAGGATCTGGCCGGCATGCTTCCCGGCGTGGATGCCAAGGCTTTGGAGGGCGCGGATCTGGACAAGAATGCCCTGGGCAAGACAGAGGCCATCATCCTCTCCATGACTCCGGAGGAGCGTGAGAACCCCGCACTTTTGAACAGTAGCCGGAAAAAACGCATTGCCGCTGGCAGCGGTACGCAAGTCGTCGACGTGAATCGTCTTTTAAAGCAATTTGAAATGATGCAGCAGATGACCCGTCAGATGGCCGGGATGTCCGGTGGAAAAATGGCTCGTAAGATGGCTCGTCTGGGCAAAATGAAGGGCGGTTTTCCCTTCTGA
- the rpsP gene encoding 30S ribosomal protein S16 → MVKIRLRRMGAKKAPFYRIVVADSRYPRDGRFIEEIGIYNPTTDPAELKVDVERAQAWIKTGAQPTETVKALLKKAGM, encoded by the coding sequence ATGGTTAAAATCAGACTGCGTCGTATGGGCGCCAAGAAGGCTCCTTTCTACCGCATCGTGGTGGCCGACTCCCGTTATCCCCGCGACGGTCGTTTCATCGAGGAAATCGGTATCTATAATCCCACCACCGATCCCGCCGAGCTGAAGGTCGATGTGGAGCGTGCTCAGGCCTGGATCAAGACCGGTGCACAGCCCACCGAGACCGTGAAAGCTCTGCTGAAAAAGGCTGGCATGTAA
- a CDS encoding KH domain-containing protein has protein sequence MKELLTYVAQNLVEHSEAVSVTESHTDGETVLELRVAPEDMGKVIGRQGRIAKEIRTLMRSVAQRKGTRVSVEIVD, from the coding sequence ATGAAAGAGCTTCTTACCTACGTGGCCCAAAACCTGGTGGAGCACTCGGAGGCCGTCTCGGTCACCGAGTCCCATACAGACGGCGAGACCGTGCTGGAGCTTCGGGTCGCCCCCGAGGATATGGGCAAGGTCATCGGACGTCAAGGCCGCATCGCCAAGGAGATCCGCACCCTGATGCGCTCCGTGGCCCAGCGCAAGGGAACGAGAGTTTCCGTCGAGATCGTCGACTAA
- the rimM gene encoding ribosome maturation factor RimM (Essential for efficient processing of 16S rRNA) has translation MKNRFLEAGQIVNTHGIQGEVKIVPWCDSPEFLCSFDLLYLDGSPIKVLSAKPHKGNVLARLEGVDDVAAAMRLKGKTVSIDRTGVELPDGRHFLADLMGLEVRDADTGAVLGHIADILTPPAHEVYVVRGGAHEYMIPAVDAFLAETNVEDGYIRVRLIEGMASDG, from the coding sequence ATGAAAAATCGGTTTCTTGAGGCCGGGCAGATCGTCAACACGCACGGCATTCAGGGCGAGGTCAAAATCGTTCCCTGGTGCGACTCACCCGAATTCCTTTGCAGCTTCGATCTTCTGTACCTGGACGGAAGCCCCATCAAGGTCCTCAGCGCCAAGCCCCACAAGGGAAATGTCCTTGCCCGTCTGGAGGGCGTGGATGATGTCGCCGCCGCCATGCGCCTCAAAGGAAAAACGGTTTCCATCGACCGCACCGGCGTGGAGCTTCCGGATGGGCGACACTTTTTGGCCGATCTCATGGGGTTGGAGGTCCGGGACGCGGACACTGGCGCCGTGCTTGGGCACATCGCCGATATTCTCACGCCTCCCGCCCATGAGGTCTACGTGGTCCGCGGAGGCGCACACGAGTACATGATCCCCGCCGTAGATGCGTTTCTAGCCGAGACCAACGTAGAGGACGGGTACATCCGCGTCCGTCTGATCGAAGGGATGGCAAGCGATGGTTAG
- the trmD gene encoding tRNA (guanosine(37)-N1)-methyltransferase TrmD yields MVRIDIMTLFDETVGDMMNESILGRAQERDLIRIEAHQIRAYTLNKQKQVDDYPYGGGHGAVMQADPLYQCWKHITDAYGPGHTIYLSPAGKTFTQCEAKRLLRDYEHLILVCGHYEGIDERFIEACVDEELSIGDFVLTGGELPAMVVADAVARMVPGVLPDPECFEDESHWSGMLEYPQYSRPETWHGRTVPPVLRSGNHALVARWRRKQSILRTFRRRPDLYEKLDFSSKEDQKLLQELMEEEADFQPRG; encoded by the coding sequence ATGGTTAGGATCGATATTATGACGCTCTTTGACGAGACCGTGGGCGATATGATGAACGAGTCCATCCTGGGCCGCGCCCAGGAGAGGGATCTGATCCGCATCGAGGCCCATCAAATTCGCGCCTACACCTTAAATAAGCAGAAGCAGGTGGACGACTACCCATATGGAGGCGGACATGGCGCCGTTATGCAGGCAGATCCTCTCTACCAATGCTGGAAGCATATTACGGATGCCTATGGCCCCGGACATACCATTTACCTCTCTCCGGCCGGCAAAACCTTCACCCAGTGTGAGGCCAAACGCCTGCTCCGGGATTATGAACACCTAATCCTCGTCTGCGGACACTACGAAGGGATCGACGAACGGTTTATCGAGGCCTGTGTGGATGAAGAGCTCTCCATCGGCGACTTCGTACTCACTGGCGGAGAACTGCCTGCCATGGTCGTGGCGGACGCCGTCGCCCGCATGGTGCCGGGCGTTCTCCCCGACCCGGAGTGCTTTGAGGACGAGAGCCATTGGAGCGGTATGCTGGAGTACCCCCAGTATTCCCGCCCCGAGACCTGGCATGGACGTACCGTCCCCCCTGTCCTCCGCTCTGGGAACCATGCCCTGGTTGCCCGGTGGCGCCGCAAACAGAGCATCCTCCGCACTTTTCGCAGGCGGCCCGACCTATACGAAAAGCTGGATTTCTCCTCCAAGGAGGATCAAAAACTGCTTCAGGAGCTGATGGAAGAAGAGGCCGATTTTCAGCCCCGAGGGTAA